AACCTCCCAAGACTTCAGGTCCGAAAATAAATCCAACCAATAGTGGAGAAATCAGCGCGATAGCACCCGGAAGCAACATTTTTCTTATGGATGCATCGGTTGAAATTGCAACGCATTTTTCATATTCTGGTGTAGCTTTCCCTTCAAGAATTCCGGGAATCTCACGGAACTGTCGGCGGACTTCTTCCACCATTGCCATTGCAGCTTCTCCCACCGCTTTAATCGCCAGAGAGGAGAAAATAAAAGGAATCACACCACCAACGAATAAACCTGCGAGTACGTCAGCACGGTAAATATCAATTCCGTCGATGCCTGCGATGCCCACAAAAGCAGCAAAAAGTGCAAGAGCCGTTAAAGCAGCTGATGCAATTGCAAATCCTTTTCCGGATGCAGCAGTGGTATTTCCAACGGCGTCCAAAATATCAGTTCTTTCGCGTACTTCTTTTGGAAGTTCGCTCATTTCAGCAATTCCACCTGCATTATCAGCAATCGGTCCGAAAGCATCAATCGCAAGCTGCATTGCAGTAGTTGCCATCATACCCGCTGCTGCGATAGCCACACCGTAAAGGCCGGCGCATAAATAAGAACCGTAGATTCCACCCGCCAAAACAAGAATCGGCAAAAGTGTAGATTCCATGCCCACTGCAAGACCACCGATAATATTGGTCGCATGTCCTGTTGAAGACTGTTTAACAATGCTTTTCACAGGTCTTTTACCCATGGCCGTGTAATATTCGGTGATGATACTCATCAGCGTTCCTACAATCAGACCTACGATAATTGCTCCAAATACGCCCATTTTGGTGAATTCATAGCCACGTAGGCTCATGGTTTCAGGCAGTATATAATTCACGAGGAAATAAGACGATATCGCGGTGATGATGATACTGCCCCAGTTCCCCAGGTTTAAAGCATTCTGAACCGGTGCGGTGTCTAATTCTGTGGATTCGCTGATCTTTACAAATAAAGTTCCGAGGATCGAATAGATAATTCCGGTACCGGCAATAAGCATCGGCAGAAGAATTGGCGCATAGCCACCGAATGCATCCTGAGAAAAGGTTTCGCGGCCCAGAACCATCGTCGCTAAAACCGTCGCCACATAAGATCCGAATAAATCCGCTCCCATCCCGGCAACATCACCAACGTTATCTCCAACATTATCTGCAATTGTAGCAGGATTTCTTGGATCGTCTTCGGGGATACCGGCTTCTACTTTTCCAACCAGATCGGCACCTACGTCGGCCGCTTTGGTATAGATTCCGCCACCAACTCTCGCAAAAAGTGCAATTGATTCTGCACCCAAAGAAAATCCGGTTAGGATTTCAATGGTTCTTTCCATCTCGTGGGAATCTACTGCCGCATCCGGCGCGAAAATCTGTTTGATGATTAAATAAAGCGCTCCCAATCCTAAAACAGCAAGTCCGGCAACACCCATTCCCATAACGGAACCGCCCGCGAACGAAACTCTAAGTGCTTTGGAAAGTGATGTTTTAGCGGCTTCGGCAGTTCGTACGTTGGCTTTCGTGGCGATCTTCATTCCGATAAAACCTGCAAGTGCAGACAGGAATGCGCCGAAAACAAACGCGAGCCCGATGCTCCAGTGCGAGTTCGCGTTAGATGCGCCCATAAGCGCAAGCAATACCGCGACAATCACCACGAAATACATCATAATTTTGTATTCCGCTTTTAGAAAAGCCATCGCGCCATCCGAGATGTAGCCGGCGATTTCGCGCATCCGGTCGTTGCCGGCATTTTGTTTATTTACCCACGAACTCTGGATAAATGTGTAGATGAGTGCAATAATACCAAATAAGGGCACCAGCAGAAATAAATTCATAGTTTATTTTTTTAATGTTAAGTTTTGTTAATAAAACCAGTACCGAAAATACAATTTTTTTTATAAACTATTGCCGGGAACAACCAAAAAAAGACAGATAAGCATCTGTCTTTAAATTTTGAAAATGAATTGTTTAGCCTCCGAATTTATTGGCGTAATCAATTTGGGAAGCCCCGATTACTTTCTTCGCGTGCTCTGCCCCGTAAACCTCCTGAATACGGCATTTTGCAGGCTCATCCGGAAGATTTTTGTAGGTCAGGAAGTAGTGCATCAGACGCTTCACTTCAGCCTGTGGCAACTCCTCGATGTCGCGGAAGTGTCCGAAAGCGTGATCTCCTTTCATCACAGCAACAATTTTATCGTCGGCTTCGCCTTTATCAATCATTTTAAAACCACCGATTGGAATCGCTTCGAGCAACATCCCACCAGAGTGGATATTATGCGAACTCAATACGCAGATATCAAGCGGATCCAGATCGCCCGTCGTAACGTCAGTCGCGCCGCTTTCGATCGCAAGATTCAGTACCTCGTCATGACAGTAGGTGCGCGGAATAAAACCATAAAGCGCCGGGATAATATTTGAAAACTGCTGAGGCCTGTCTACCTTCAGGTAACCACTTTGCTTATCAACTTCGTATTTTATAGTGTCGCTTGGAACTATTTCTACAAAAACATTCACAACAGCGGGCACTTCCTCCCCTGCAGAAATACCGTGCCACGGATGTGCTTTAAAATTTGGTATCATTTATTAATTTTAGTTTACTATTAAATTTTCTTTTCTTAAATCGTCAATACACTGCAACACGAAATCGCTCTGATTCATATAGTTCATCAGAAAAACGGTCTTAAACTCGTCTAACGTAGCCCCTTCGCCCAAATTTTCATAAGTAGAATGAAGCAAACGCAAGACGTTGTTCTTGGAATTCACAACGTTCTTCCACAGGTTTTTAGTGAGATAAAGCTGCTGGGATGCGTTATAATCAAATTCTTCGTTAATGCTTTTTTCAATGAGAAAAATATACTCGTGCGGCGCAAGTTTAGAATCGAATTTTGCCACGAGATTTGAAGGTTTCAGCCGTTCAAGAAAAAGTGTAAGACGCTCGTATGCATGCACGCGCTGTTCTGAATTACCTTTTACGGTGAGGAGTTTGATTTCCTTATTTTTAAGTTTAATATAGGTATAGACAAACTGTCTGATGAAAATCAGAAAAGGGATCGCCAGCAATAATGCAAACGCATACGGAAAATAAGGCCAGTTAATCATACAGAATAATGAGGACGCAAAATTACTCAAAAATCCTCAATGGCGGCGTGTAAATTACATCTTTACCACTTTGTAGATAATTTCCCGTTTGCCGTCGCCAAGTGACATTCTTCGCCGCTCATCATCACTGAAATGCACGCGGTAATCAATTTGCTCCACAATTACCTTAGAAGAACGGATCCGCTGACCAAAATCAGTGCCATATAATCTTTGCAGGTCCCTCTCACCATAGGCTTCGAGCCTTTGCTGCGGCGAAACTGCCTGTGGATCCTCGAAAGTTTCTGCAGCATCCGGATTGATCAGCGACATGAAAAACAAGTGGCCGCCAGGCTTCAGCACGCGGTAAAGTTCAGCAAGCGCCTTTTTCTCATCAGGGATATGCCCCAAAACATGCGAGCAGATAATGAAATCGAAATAACTGTTTTCGAATTTGATGTCGGTAATATCCATCTGAACACGCGCAAGGTTCGGGTTAATATCTGCGTCGGTGTAATTTGGGTTTGCTACTAATTTTGATTTGAGAATATCTTCAGGCGCAAAATGCAAAATCGTAGGATTACCTTCAAATATTGACGTTTCATTATTAAGATACAGATACAGAAGACGTGTGCGCTCCAGAGATCCACAATTGGCGCAGACGGCGTTTGGACGTAATTCCAGACCGTTCCCTTTGCTCAAAAATTTCGAAAAAGATTTTGTGCAACATGGGCAATAAAACCGATCGCCGGAAAGAGCAACCGATTTTAATTTCCGCAGGCTGATGTGCAGCTGCAACCGGAGTTTTTCCGGGACAGTTTTCTGATAGATAGCTTTGATCATCGGCGGATTTTATTTCGAAAGACAAATGACTTCCAAATGTAATAAAAATACTCCGCTTTCACGATCTCCTCTGCGCTGAAGCGGCTTTGCTCCATTAAAATACGGTGGTGATGTTGAGGGTAACCGTCAATTTTCAAGCCCGAAACACCAAAGGAATGATGTATTATTCCTTCAGAATACATCCAGTCGAACAGTT
This window of the Flavobacteriaceae bacterium 3519-10 genome carries:
- a CDS encoding Pyrophosphate-energized proton pump, producing the protein MNLFLLVPLFGIIALIYTFIQSSWVNKQNAGNDRMREIAGYISDGAMAFLKAEYKIMMYFVVIVAVLLALMGASNANSHWSIGLAFVFGAFLSALAGFIGMKIATKANVRTAEAAKTSLSKALRVSFAGGSVMGMGVAGLAVLGLGALYLIIKQIFAPDAAVDSHEMERTIEILTGFSLGAESIALFARVGGGIYTKAADVGADLVGKVEAGIPEDDPRNPATIADNVGDNVGDVAGMGADLFGSYVATVLATMVLGRETFSQDAFGGYAPILLPMLIAGTGIIYSILGTLFVKISESTELDTAPVQNALNLGNWGSIIITAISSYFLVNYILPETMSLRGYEFTKMGVFGAIIVGLIVGTLMSIITEYYTAMGKRPVKSIVKQSSTGHATNIIGGLAVGMESTLLPILVLAGGIYGSYLCAGLYGVAIAAAGMMATTAMQLAIDAFGPIADNAGGIAEMSELPKEVRERTDILDAVGNTTAASGKGFAIASAALTALALFAAFVGIAGIDGIDIYRADVLAGLFVGGVIPFIFSSLAIKAVGEAAMAMVEEVRRQFREIPGILEGKATPEYEKCVAISTDASIRKMLLPGAIALISPLLVGFIFGPEVLGGFLAGATVTGVLMGMFQNNAGGAWDNAKKSFEKGVEINGETYYKGSEPHKASVTGDTVGDPFKDTSGPSMNILIKLMSIVSLVIAPTLAIMHKDQIDNNRREKIESLNKMMGVSAVAVPVTGMDAGVVTGPQEVRGTLNDEGDFVYDTGEIQEVKLSNKTIAIGQNSQLYAMYNGIKLEDQAVLDPNSWYTIENLYFQSGSSDLKPGAENALANLAEIMNDHPNVRIKLGGYTDDTGNADTNLKLSNLRAQTTKLKLLEMGIAADRIETEGYGPLFPVCEANDTDECKAQNRRIDVRVLSF
- a CDS encoding Inorganic pyrophosphatase, with protein sequence MIPNFKAHPWHGISAGEEVPAVVNVFVEIVPSDTIKYEVDKQSGYLKVDRPQQFSNIIPALYGFIPRTYCHDEVLNLAIESGATDVTTGDLDPLDICVLSSHNIHSGGMLLEAIPIGGFKMIDKGEADDKIVAVMKGDHAFGHFRDIEELPQAEVKRLMHYFLTYKNLPDEPAKCRIQEVYGAEHAKKVIGASQIDYANKFGG
- a CDS encoding glycosyl transferase, group 2 family protein, which codes for MIKAIYQKTVPEKLRLQLHISLRKLKSVALSGDRFYCPCCTKSFSKFLSKGNGLELRPNAVCANCGSLERTRLLYLYLNNETSIFEGNPTILHFAPEDILKSKLVANPNYTDADINPNLARVQMDITDIKFENSYFDFIICSHVLGHIPDEKKALAELYRVLKPGGHLFFMSLINPDAAETFEDPQAVSPQQRLEAYGERDLQRLYGTDFGQRIRSSKVIVEQIDYRVHFSDDERRRMSLGDGKREIIYKVVKM